The Actinomycetota bacterium genome has a window encoding:
- a CDS encoding HD domain-containing protein yields MSELRLAELMGAMSIATDIGLGAPLEAGLSVCLLSMRLGEAMGLPDEELGRAYVLALLRHIGCTADSDEMAAMGGDEFAMNMAIAPLDHADPRQVMPRMLRHLAREFPGARFPPAVLRLVAMAPRMRSHDVARCEVAEMLAERMGFDAQIQQDVRLFNERWDGKGPARLKGEAIPRPVRVVQVAEGATILSNAGGPASVPEMVRRRARTMYGPDAAEALLRDPDAVLSATDVPSVWDAVMEADPEPPVALSPERLDGALRAMAEFSDLKSSYLVGHSTGVADLARAAAEVAGLPSSDVDEVHRAGLAHDVGRVGVSATIWNRKGPLSFDQWEKVRMHPYYTDRVLARPEALHRLAGVASMHHERMDSSGYFRRAPGAQQPPGARLLAAADAFHAMLEPRPHREALSRERAAEE; encoded by the coding sequence GTGAGCGAGCTGCGACTGGCCGAGCTGATGGGGGCGATGTCGATCGCCACCGACATCGGCCTCGGCGCTCCACTCGAAGCCGGCCTGTCCGTGTGTCTGCTGTCGATGCGACTGGGCGAGGCCATGGGCCTGCCGGACGAGGAGCTCGGCCGAGCTTACGTGCTCGCGCTGCTGCGGCACATCGGCTGCACGGCGGACTCCGATGAGATGGCGGCGATGGGCGGCGACGAGTTCGCCATGAACATGGCCATCGCACCCCTGGACCACGCGGATCCCCGTCAGGTGATGCCCCGGATGCTTCGGCACCTGGCGCGCGAGTTCCCTGGGGCCCGGTTCCCGCCGGCGGTTCTTCGGCTGGTGGCCATGGCCCCGAGGATGCGGTCCCACGACGTCGCCCGGTGCGAGGTAGCCGAGATGCTGGCCGAACGGATGGGGTTCGACGCCCAGATCCAGCAGGACGTCAGGCTCTTCAACGAACGCTGGGACGGGAAGGGTCCGGCCCGCCTGAAAGGCGAGGCCATCCCCCGGCCGGTGCGGGTGGTGCAGGTGGCCGAGGGGGCCACGATCCTCAGCAACGCCGGCGGCCCCGCGAGCGTCCCCGAGATGGTGCGCCGGCGGGCCCGGACGATGTACGGGCCGGACGCCGCGGAGGCGCTCCTCCGGGACCCCGACGCCGTGCTCTCGGCCACCGACGTGCCCTCCGTATGGGACGCGGTGATGGAGGCCGACCCCGAGCCTCCGGTCGCGCTCTCGCCCGAGCGCCTGGACGGAGCCTTGCGGGCCATGGCGGAGTTCTCGGACCTGAAGTCCTCCTATCTCGTCGGCCACTCCACGGGCGTGGCCGATCTCGCCCGCGCCGCGGCGGAGGTGGCGGGCTTGCCCTCCTCGGACGTGGACGAGGTCCACCGCGCCGGCCTGGCCCACGACGTGGGGCGGGTGGGAGTGTCCGCGACCATCTGGAACCGAAAAGGCCCGCTGTCGTTCGACCAGTGGGAGAAGGTCCGGATGCATCCGTACTACACGGACCGGGTGCTGGCCCGTCCGGAGGCCCTCCACCGCCTGGCCGGCGTGGCCTCGATGCACCACGAGCGCATGGACTCCTCCGGCTACTTTCGCCGCGCTCCCGGGGCCCAGCAGCCGCCCGGGGCCCGGCTGCTGGCGGCGGCGGACGCCTTCCATGCCATGCTGGAGCCCCGGCCGCACCGCGAGGCGCTGAGCCGCGAGCGCGCGGCGGAGGAGC